The window GGGGAAGGCATACCTGGATCTTACGGGAATCAAGGTAGACAGGGTCCCCGACGGCTGGGTCTACCTGACAAAAGACGCCGATCACACGTCCGGGATCGAACTGGGAATCCTGAAGCAGTTCAAGGGAGACGTGCGGTTTCCCATCCCCGGGGACGTTGACACGGACGCTTACGACAGCGTCGTCATCTGGTGCAAGAAGTTCGACGTGGGGATCGGAAAGGGCTTTTTCAAAGAGTAAACAACCTCCTTCCCACGGTGTGTCAGGAAGAAGGGCTTGGCCCCGCGTGATTTCCGTTTCCGGTCTCACGTTTTTTTTCCTCCCGGAAAAGGGGGTCAAGCCCTCCCTTCTGCTCTTGACACACTCTGCCAGGAAACGGGCCCTTACCCTTATTAATCCGATATTTCCGCAGGGGGATTTTCGGGGTTGCCGATCCTTGCGCTCCGTGCGTCCTCAACGAGCTCCCGGATGTTGTCTCCCGTCAAACTCCGAAGGAAGGCCACGAGCGCGTCGATTTCATCGTCTGTCAGGTGAAGCGGCTGTATCACGGGGTCGAGGTTTTCATGGGGAAACCCGCCCCGGTCGTAAAATATCACGACATCGCGCAGCGTGGAGAGGGAGCCATCGTGCATGTAGGGAGCGGTGAGGGCGATATTTCTCAGCGTCGGCGTTTTGAACCTCCACCGGTCGGAAGGGTCGAGGGTTACCTCGTAGCGTCCCCGGTCGTCCTGTTCGGGGATGCCGGCGCTTTCGATAGCCTCCCGGCTGATGGAGGTAAAGACGCCCGGGGCGAGCTCGACACGCACCGTCCGCCCGGGAGCAGCTTTCTCCATGCTCCTCTTCCAGCCCACGCCGGTATCGTGAAAGCCGTTGTCCGTGAAGAGGGCGAAATCCTCGTTGATTACGTGGCAGTTCAGGCACTTTGCCTTGTCCACGAAAAGATAGAACCCCTCCTTCTGCTCCGGTGTGAGGGCGTCGGGTTCGTTCCCGTAGTGCCAGCGGTCGAAGGGGGAGTTGGCCGCAACGAGGGTTCTCTCGTACGAGGCAATGGCCGCGCCTACTCCCTCGATGCTCACGCCGCGGTCGAAGGCGAGCTGAAAGAGTTTTTCGTAGTCGTCGAGGCGCCTGATTTTTTCGACGAGAAAGCCGATCGAGGGAATCGCCATCTCGTCGGGTGCGAGGAGCGGGGAGATCACCTGGGTTTCCAGGGTCGTCTCTCTCCCGTCGTGGAAGAGGGATCCGGCGAAGGCCACGTTGAGCAGGGTGGGTGCGTTGCGGCGTAAGGTTTTTCCCTGCGCCCCCACGGCCGTTGTTGTCTCGTTGACGGTGAATCCCTGCTCGGGGACGTGGCACATGGCGCAGGATATGGTGTTGTCGTGGGAGAGGCGGCGGTCGTAGAAAAGCTTTCGCCCGACCCTGATTTTCAGTTCCGATGGGGGGTTGTCCTCGGGATATGGAACCGCGGGAAGCCCCAGGGGCACCTTCTGGATGCGGGCAAGGGCCGCCCGGTCCCTGTCGGGGTGAATGGTTGCGTCACCGGCCAGGGCGCTGCTGAACGGGAAGGTGAGGGAGGCAAGGAGCAGGCATGGGACGATAACCCTTCCCTTCACGGCTGTGGACGTATCGTATGACATTTCACCCGGCCCCGTCGTTTTCCAGGATCGGCGCTTCGCTGCCGTCGACGACAATCTCCCTGGAGGGAAACCCCGTGCTGCCTGCGTTCCCGGCCCTTCTCTCATGGGCAATCTTATCCTGATCACCGAAGAAGCCGCAAGGGCGCTCCCCGGGAACGATCCCGTTTTCCGGTTCTCTTCGTCGGCAACTCAGGTAGACAGCGTTACCGTCACGGGAACAGAGTTAGTCACCATGTCGAAGACGGGCGAGAACTGGGCTCCTAACCCCACCACTTCCTGCTTTTGCTCGTCGCTCAGGCTGCCGGTTACGCGCACCTTTACCGTTATGCTCTTAAAGCCCTTGCGTACCTCCGGGTCCAGGCCCAGAAAACCGTGCAGGTCGAGATCGCCTTCCAAGCTCGACTCGACGGATTCCAGAGGGATCCCTCTCGCCGCGGCATGGTAGACCATCGACGTGGTAACACAGGCAGCCAGTGCGTGAAGGAGATGCTCCACGGGATTCGCGGCTTTGTCCCCGCTCAGCAGTATGGGCGGTTCGTCGGCTTGCATCGTGAACTTCCCGTCCCGGTCTGGAAACTCCTTTCCGGCTCCATAAGAGGCCTTCACGGTTGTCTGGTTCAGGCCGCCCCCCTGCCACGTGTTTACGATCCGAAACCTGAAGTCCGCGAGCGAAGGTGTATCTCCTATCGCCTTGACAGTTTCATTGAGTTTGCTGACATCGACACCGTTGATAATGTCTACTCCGGCGTCCTCTTTCATGGTTTCTCCTCCTCCTTTGGCGTTACATGCAAAGCCACTTCTGTTTGCCACATTCCGTTTCATAATCAGGGCACTTCATTTTATTGCCCCGCTGACCGCTTGCAGATTTGCAAACGCCCTGTCACGTATCCCTTTTTTCGTTCATGCAACCCATCGGTCAGGTTAAGGGAAAGACAACACCGCATGAGATGGGGAATCTTCTCCCCAGGCCCCTAAATGATGAAAAAATATGGAAAAAACCCCATAAAATATTCTATATGCAAGAAAGGCCCTGAATCAAGGGGATATCGTTCCATCG is drawn from Deltaproteobacteria bacterium and contains these coding sequences:
- a CDS encoding OsmC family peroxiredoxin, with product MKEDAGVDIINGVDVSKLNETVKAIGDTPSLADFRFRIVNTWQGGGLNQTTVKASYGAGKEFPDRDGKFTMQADEPPILLSGDKAANPVEHLLHALAACVTTSMVYHAAARGIPLESVESSLEGDLDLHGFLGLDPEVRKGFKSITVKVRVTGSLSDEQKQEVVGLGAQFSPVFDMVTNSVPVTVTLST
- a CDS encoding c-type cytochrome, with protein sequence MSYDTSTAVKGRVIVPCLLLASLTFPFSSALAGDATIHPDRDRAALARIQKVPLGLPAVPYPEDNPPSELKIRVGRKLFYDRRLSHDNTISCAMCHVPEQGFTVNETTTAVGAQGKTLRRNAPTLLNVAFAGSLFHDGRETTLETQVISPLLAPDEMAIPSIGFLVEKIRRLDDYEKLFQLAFDRGVSIEGVGAAIASYERTLVAANSPFDRWHYGNEPDALTPEQKEGFYLFVDKAKCLNCHVINEDFALFTDNGFHDTGVGWKRSMEKAAPGRTVRVELAPGVFTSISREAIESAGIPEQDDRGRYEVTLDPSDRWRFKTPTLRNIALTAPYMHDGSLSTLRDVVIFYDRGGFPHENLDPVIQPLHLTDDEIDALVAFLRSLTGDNIRELVEDARSARIGNPENPPAEISD